In one Bufo gargarizans isolate SCDJY-AF-19 chromosome 11, ASM1485885v1, whole genome shotgun sequence genomic region, the following are encoded:
- the SH2D2A gene encoding SH2 domain-containing protein 2A isoform X2, giving the protein MSQELTLRFSTERQGWPMTTRTNMDSSATISVPKETSGNTGAGLKDQTYQWFERTQRKKMLKNGRFADWFHGFITRNRAEEILQDKQLGCFLIRFCESRVGFVLSYRGTERCRHFIINQLEDERYVIEGEKSVHPSLQDLVSHYCRFPVEPYKEMLTTACPTNPFKHKVSSLMQDSTQDMAASSLMYAKISKQNQAPPDTTIQLSTSPKEKNKLFCEVKIPVEYASPQSVKKDPAFPKKEPIPSPQDHDPLLTYAPVRKLSGDDESDVDVESPSLTPTYNPPAEIHTYAEPDLWDRPRVESRHHATEESIAFYAVGRGSCKDISENVYSEVDVNSMSCSSRAAWNRLGGLSTLPQPAPKAVKHKTTAFHSSFRSHNPQNDARRRHCSRSHTKPHATLQLDDPMYGRGHLQHTGPLAPDEENIYEKIPENCAAPLKNNRPGKKGR; this is encoded by the exons ATGAGCCAGGAACTCACTCTCAGATTTTCTACAGAGCGGCAGGGATGGCCTATGACTACCAGAACG AATATGGACTCTTCCGCCACCATCTCTGTGCCTAAGGAGACCTCAGGAAACACTGGAGCCGGCCTAAAAGACCAAACTTATCAATGGTTTGAAAGGACTCAGAGGAAGAAGATGCTGAAGAACGGTCGGTTTGCAGATTGGTTCCATGGATTTATTACACGGAA CCGCGCAGAAGAGATATTACAAGATAAGCAGTTGGGATGTTTTCTTATCCGTTTCTGTGAAAGCCGAGTGGGATTTGTCCTGTCTTACAG GGGCACGGAGCGCTGCCGTCACTTCATCATCAATCAGCTGGAAGACGAGCGGTACGTGATAGAAGGAGAGAAGAGCGTCCACCCCAGTCTACAAGATCTAGTCAGTCACTACTGTAGGTTTCCTGTGGAGCCTTACAAAGAGATGCTGACGACGGCCTGTCCCACG AACCCGTTTAAACATAAGGTCTCCAGCCTGATGCAAGATAGCACGCAAGACATGGCCGCCAGTTCACTGATGTATGCCAAGATCAGTAAACAGAACCAGGCACCACCAGACACCACGATTCAATTATCCACCTCCCCCAAAGAGAAGAACAAACTATTCTGTGAAGTGAAAATACCG gtaGAATATGCTTCACCCCAATCTGTAAAGAAGGACCCAGCATTTCCCAAGAAAGAACCTATACCCAGTCCACAAGACCATGACCCACTTTTAACCTATGCACCAGTTAGGAAGCTTTCAGGAGATGATGAGAGTGACGTAGATGTTGAGTCTCCATCGTTAACGCCTACATACAACCCTCCGGCAGAGATCCATACATACGCAGAGCCAGACTTATGGGACCGACCAAGGGTGGAGAGCCGCCATCATGCTACTGAAGAGTCCATCGCCTTTTATGCCGTAGGCCGTGGATCTTGTAAGGACATTTCGGAGAACGTCTACAGCGAGGTGGATGTGAACTCCATGTCATGCAGCTCCAGAGCTGCTTGGAATCGTCTTGGTGGACTTTCCACTCTTCCTCAACCTGCACCCAAAGCTGTGAAACACAAGACCACAGCTTTCCATTCATCCTTCCGCTCTCACAATCCAcagaacgatgccaggaggagaCATTGCTCGAGGTCTCAT aCAAAGCCGCATGCTACCCTACAGCTAGATGACCCAATGTATGGGAGGGGCCATTTGCAACATACAGGTCCATTAGCTCCAGACGAGGAGAACATCTACGAGAAGATTCCGGAAAATTGTGCCGCCCCATTGAAGAACAATCGCCCAGGGAAAAAAGGCAGATGA
- the SH2D2A gene encoding SH2 domain-containing protein 2A isoform X1: MAYDYQNDYPPILFSTFKPIPPNKDVPGSHTPCHEENMDSSATISVPKETSGNTGAGLKDQTYQWFERTQRKKMLKNGRFADWFHGFITRNRAEEILQDKQLGCFLIRFCESRVGFVLSYRGTERCRHFIINQLEDERYVIEGEKSVHPSLQDLVSHYCRFPVEPYKEMLTTACPTNPFKHKVSSLMQDSTQDMAASSLMYAKISKQNQAPPDTTIQLSTSPKEKNKLFCEVKIPVEYASPQSVKKDPAFPKKEPIPSPQDHDPLLTYAPVRKLSGDDESDVDVESPSLTPTYNPPAEIHTYAEPDLWDRPRVESRHHATEESIAFYAVGRGSCKDISENVYSEVDVNSMSCSSRAAWNRLGGLSTLPQPAPKAVKHKTTAFHSSFRSHNPQNDARRRHCSRSHTKPHATLQLDDPMYGRGHLQHTGPLAPDEENIYEKIPENCAAPLKNNRPGKKGR; this comes from the exons ATGGCCTATGACTACCAGAACG ATTACCCACCCATCCTCTTCAGTACTTTCAAACCAATTCCTCCAAACAAGGATGTACCCGGCAGTcacacaccatgccacgaagag AATATGGACTCTTCCGCCACCATCTCTGTGCCTAAGGAGACCTCAGGAAACACTGGAGCCGGCCTAAAAGACCAAACTTATCAATGGTTTGAAAGGACTCAGAGGAAGAAGATGCTGAAGAACGGTCGGTTTGCAGATTGGTTCCATGGATTTATTACACGGAA CCGCGCAGAAGAGATATTACAAGATAAGCAGTTGGGATGTTTTCTTATCCGTTTCTGTGAAAGCCGAGTGGGATTTGTCCTGTCTTACAG GGGCACGGAGCGCTGCCGTCACTTCATCATCAATCAGCTGGAAGACGAGCGGTACGTGATAGAAGGAGAGAAGAGCGTCCACCCCAGTCTACAAGATCTAGTCAGTCACTACTGTAGGTTTCCTGTGGAGCCTTACAAAGAGATGCTGACGACGGCCTGTCCCACG AACCCGTTTAAACATAAGGTCTCCAGCCTGATGCAAGATAGCACGCAAGACATGGCCGCCAGTTCACTGATGTATGCCAAGATCAGTAAACAGAACCAGGCACCACCAGACACCACGATTCAATTATCCACCTCCCCCAAAGAGAAGAACAAACTATTCTGTGAAGTGAAAATACCG gtaGAATATGCTTCACCCCAATCTGTAAAGAAGGACCCAGCATTTCCCAAGAAAGAACCTATACCCAGTCCACAAGACCATGACCCACTTTTAACCTATGCACCAGTTAGGAAGCTTTCAGGAGATGATGAGAGTGACGTAGATGTTGAGTCTCCATCGTTAACGCCTACATACAACCCTCCGGCAGAGATCCATACATACGCAGAGCCAGACTTATGGGACCGACCAAGGGTGGAGAGCCGCCATCATGCTACTGAAGAGTCCATCGCCTTTTATGCCGTAGGCCGTGGATCTTGTAAGGACATTTCGGAGAACGTCTACAGCGAGGTGGATGTGAACTCCATGTCATGCAGCTCCAGAGCTGCTTGGAATCGTCTTGGTGGACTTTCCACTCTTCCTCAACCTGCACCCAAAGCTGTGAAACACAAGACCACAGCTTTCCATTCATCCTTCCGCTCTCACAATCCAcagaacgatgccaggaggagaCATTGCTCGAGGTCTCAT aCAAAGCCGCATGCTACCCTACAGCTAGATGACCCAATGTATGGGAGGGGCCATTTGCAACATACAGGTCCATTAGCTCCAGACGAGGAGAACATCTACGAGAAGATTCCGGAAAATTGTGCCGCCCCATTGAAGAACAATCGCCCAGGGAAAAAAGGCAGATGA
- the PRCC gene encoding proline-rich protein PRCC isoform X3, with the protein MSLVAYASSEESDSESEMAPESSGGLLSSLPSARKDGPPAQAEASGYPAAYARQSPGEQEQHSPGFYGPPGVYGLGYPPGYGPPPPNYGYPSSPGYAGYSQGPTGFYSPQGHNHTSFPPPGMNLPPPQGGHGMALPPPHGGPGLSLPPPHGGPGMNLPPPQGGPNMNLPPPPGGPNMNVPPPHSGPAMNLPPPQGGPNMNLPPPQGGPNMNLPPPQGGPNMNLPPPSHSSPGLNLPLPQGASGLRLPPPQNAHGMSLPPPQNNSGLSLPPPQGGLGMTLPPPPSGNGLSLPPPMGGRAMNLQSSPSSMTLPPPKASGQGMNLPPPENDNSKPKKRSEPVKISVPELSAGDSDSDEDKPSKKRAVIQSSKEGFGLSSLLPQPKNAPGGEAKRQLLPYSFTKKASEAASEAKLPKKPLVSKPKLTPSPEVSHTPSPSAIKAAAKNAALQVTKQITQEEEEDDGDEEFQQGNFFSLSESSEVPPSPSETFSYPLPAAVDDGPPGVDPAELQNDTANAPLEFKTAAAQASNQWSATPGEDYTAQQYEQYPEDAYFPQEYYGSGYYQEQEPPSTQRDSAASNSFMDDEAFKRLQGKRNRGREEINFVEIKGDDQLSGNQQWLTKALTEEKNMKSFSKKKGEQPTGQQRRKHQITYLIHQAKERELELKNAWSENKMSRRQTQAKYGF; encoded by the exons AGATGGCGCCGGAGTCTTCCGGGGGACTCCTCTCCAGCCTTCCCTCAGCACGGAAGGACGGGCCTCCCGCACAGGCCGAAGCCTCGGGCTATCCTGCGGCGTATGCCCGGCAGTCCCCGGGAGAGCAGGAGCAGCACAGCCCGGGGTTCTACGGCCCCCCGGGGGTGTACGGCCTCGGTTACCCGCCCGGATATGGACCCCCGCCCCCCAACTACGGCTATCCCTCCAGCCCGGGGTATGCAGGCTACAGCCAGGGGCCCACAGGCTTCTACAGCCCCCAGGGGCACAACCACACCAGCTTTCCTCCACCTGGTATGAACCTGCCTCCCCCGCAGGGTGGGCATGGTATGGCCTTGCCCCCACCCCATGGAGGACCAGGCCTGAGCCTTCCACCTCCCCATGGTGGGCCTGGTATGAACCTACCTCCACCTCAAGGTGGTCCCAACATGAACCTTCCACCTCCTCCAGGTGGTCCCAACATGAACGTCCCCCCTCCTCATAGTGGGCCTGCTATGAACCTCCCGCCACCTCAAGGTGGTCCCAACATGAACCTCCCGCCACCTCAAGGTGGTCCCAACATGAACCTCCCACCACCTCAAGGTGGCCCCAACATGAACCTTCCACCCCCCTCTCACAGTAGCCCTGGTTTGAATTTGCCCCTGCCTCAAGGAGCTTCTGGACTACGTTTGCCCCCACCCCAGAACGCGCATGGTATGAGCCTACCTCCCCCGCAGAACAATTCTGGCTTAAGCTTGCCTCCCCCTCAAGGTGGTCTTGGTATGACCCTCCCTCCTCCACCATCCGGTAACGGACTTTCCTTGCCTCCCCCTATGGGCGGCCGTGCCATGAACCTTCAG agCTCGCCGTCCTCCATGACGTTACCTCCTCCAAAAGCTTCTGGCCAAGGGATGAACCTTCCACCTCCAGAAAATGACAACTCAAAGCCGAAGAAGAGATCGGAGCCGGTGAAGATCAGCGTTCCGGAGCTGAGCGCAGGAGAC TCCGATTCTGACGAAGATAAACCAAGCAAGAAGAGAGCGGTCATCCAG AGCTCTAAGGAAGGATTCGGTTTGTCGTCTTTACTCCCCCAACCAAAAAACGCCCCCGGCGGAGAGGCCAAGCGTCAGCTCCTCCCCTACAGCTTCACCAAAAAGGCGTCCGAGGCTGCCAGCGAGGCAAAGCTTCCCAAAAAGCCTCTGGTTTCTAAACCCAAGCTCACCCCCAGTCCCGAGGTCTCCCACACGCCCTCCCCGTCCGCCATCAAGGCAGCAGCCAAGAACGCCGCCCTGCAGGTCACCAAGCAGATcacgcaggaggaggaggaggacgacggCGACGAGGAGTTCCAGCAGGGCAATTTCTTCTCCTTGTCAGAAAGCAGCGAGGTTCCCCCCTCTCCATCCGAAACCTTCAGCTACCCCCTGCCAGCCGCCGTCGACGATGGGCCGCCCGGCGTAGATCCCGCCGAGCTGCAGAACGACACCGCTAACGCACCTTTAGAGTTCAAGACGGCAGCCGCTCAAGCGTCCAACCAGTGGTCAGCCACGCCTGGGGAGGACTACACTGCCCAGCAGTACGAGCAGTATCCTGAAGACGCGTACTTTCCG CAGGAGTATTACGGCAGCGGGTATTACCAGGAGCAGGAGCCGCCCTCCACACAGCGAGACAGCGCCGCCAGCAACTCCTTCATGGATGACGAAGCC TTCAAACGGCTACAGGGTAAGAGGAACCGGGGACGGGAAGAAATAAATTTTGTCGAAATCAAAGGCGACGACCAGCTTAGCGGTAACCAGCAATGGCTTACTAAGGCCCTGACAGAAGAGAAGAACATGAAGTCCTTCAGCAAG AAAAAAGGCGAACAGCCGACAGGACAGCAGAGGCGGAAGCATCAGATCACCTACCTGATCCACCAG GCAAAGGAGAGGGAGCTGGAACTGAAGAACGCCTGGTCTGAAAACAAGATGAGCCGGCGGCAGACGCAGGCCAAGTATGGGTTTTGA
- the PRCC gene encoding proline-rich protein PRCC isoform X2 — protein sequence MSLVAYASSEESDSESEMAPESSGGLLSSLPSARKDGPPAQAEASGYPAAYARQSPGEQEQHSPGFYGPPGVYGLGYPPGYGPPPPNYGYPSSPGYAGYSQGPTGFYSPQGHNHTSFPPPGMNLPPPQGGHGMALPPPHGGPGLSLPPPHGGPGMNLPPPQGGPNMNLPPPPGGPNMNVPPPHSGPAMNLPPPQGGPNMNLPPPQGGPNMNLPPPQGGPNMNLPPPSHSSPGLNLPLPQGASGLRLPPPQNAHGMSLPPPQNNSGLSLPPPQGGLGMTLPPPPSGNGLSLPPPMGGRAMNLQVSGGLALPPPVSSPGLNIPPPQQSSPSSMTLPPPKASGQGMNLPPPENDNSKPKKRSEPVKISVPELSAGDSDSDEDKPSKKRAVIQSSKEGFGLSSLLPQPKNAPGGEAKRQLLPYSFTKKASEAASEAKLPKKPLVSKPKLTPSPEVSHTPSPSAIKAAAKNAALQVTKQITQEEEEDDGDEEFQQGNFFSLSESSEVPPSPSETFSYPLPAAVDDGPPGVDPAELQNDTANAPLEFKTAAAQASNQWSATPGEDYTAQQYEQYPEDAYFPEYYGSGYYQEQEPPSTQRDSAASNSFMDDEAFKRLQGKRNRGREEINFVEIKGDDQLSGNQQWLTKALTEEKNMKSFSKKKGEQPTGQQRRKHQITYLIHQAKERELELKNAWSENKMSRRQTQAKYGF from the exons AGATGGCGCCGGAGTCTTCCGGGGGACTCCTCTCCAGCCTTCCCTCAGCACGGAAGGACGGGCCTCCCGCACAGGCCGAAGCCTCGGGCTATCCTGCGGCGTATGCCCGGCAGTCCCCGGGAGAGCAGGAGCAGCACAGCCCGGGGTTCTACGGCCCCCCGGGGGTGTACGGCCTCGGTTACCCGCCCGGATATGGACCCCCGCCCCCCAACTACGGCTATCCCTCCAGCCCGGGGTATGCAGGCTACAGCCAGGGGCCCACAGGCTTCTACAGCCCCCAGGGGCACAACCACACCAGCTTTCCTCCACCTGGTATGAACCTGCCTCCCCCGCAGGGTGGGCATGGTATGGCCTTGCCCCCACCCCATGGAGGACCAGGCCTGAGCCTTCCACCTCCCCATGGTGGGCCTGGTATGAACCTACCTCCACCTCAAGGTGGTCCCAACATGAACCTTCCACCTCCTCCAGGTGGTCCCAACATGAACGTCCCCCCTCCTCATAGTGGGCCTGCTATGAACCTCCCGCCACCTCAAGGTGGTCCCAACATGAACCTCCCGCCACCTCAAGGTGGTCCCAACATGAACCTCCCACCACCTCAAGGTGGCCCCAACATGAACCTTCCACCCCCCTCTCACAGTAGCCCTGGTTTGAATTTGCCCCTGCCTCAAGGAGCTTCTGGACTACGTTTGCCCCCACCCCAGAACGCGCATGGTATGAGCCTACCTCCCCCGCAGAACAATTCTGGCTTAAGCTTGCCTCCCCCTCAAGGTGGTCTTGGTATGACCCTCCCTCCTCCACCATCCGGTAACGGACTTTCCTTGCCTCCCCCTATGGGCGGCCGTGCCATGAACCTTCAGGTTAGTGGAGGGCTCGCCCTGCCGCCGCCAGTCAGTAGTCCAGGGCTGAACAttcctcctcctcagcagagCTCGCCGTCCTCCATGACGTTACCTCCTCCAAAAGCTTCTGGCCAAGGGATGAACCTTCCACCTCCAGAAAATGACAACTCAAAGCCGAAGAAGAGATCGGAGCCGGTGAAGATCAGCGTTCCGGAGCTGAGCGCAGGAGAC TCCGATTCTGACGAAGATAAACCAAGCAAGAAGAGAGCGGTCATCCAG AGCTCTAAGGAAGGATTCGGTTTGTCGTCTTTACTCCCCCAACCAAAAAACGCCCCCGGCGGAGAGGCCAAGCGTCAGCTCCTCCCCTACAGCTTCACCAAAAAGGCGTCCGAGGCTGCCAGCGAGGCAAAGCTTCCCAAAAAGCCTCTGGTTTCTAAACCCAAGCTCACCCCCAGTCCCGAGGTCTCCCACACGCCCTCCCCGTCCGCCATCAAGGCAGCAGCCAAGAACGCCGCCCTGCAGGTCACCAAGCAGATcacgcaggaggaggaggaggacgacggCGACGAGGAGTTCCAGCAGGGCAATTTCTTCTCCTTGTCAGAAAGCAGCGAGGTTCCCCCCTCTCCATCCGAAACCTTCAGCTACCCCCTGCCAGCCGCCGTCGACGATGGGCCGCCCGGCGTAGATCCCGCCGAGCTGCAGAACGACACCGCTAACGCACCTTTAGAGTTCAAGACGGCAGCCGCTCAAGCGTCCAACCAGTGGTCAGCCACGCCTGGGGAGGACTACACTGCCCAGCAGTACGAGCAGTATCCTGAAGACGCGTACTTTCCG GAGTATTACGGCAGCGGGTATTACCAGGAGCAGGAGCCGCCCTCCACACAGCGAGACAGCGCCGCCAGCAACTCCTTCATGGATGACGAAGCC TTCAAACGGCTACAGGGTAAGAGGAACCGGGGACGGGAAGAAATAAATTTTGTCGAAATCAAAGGCGACGACCAGCTTAGCGGTAACCAGCAATGGCTTACTAAGGCCCTGACAGAAGAGAAGAACATGAAGTCCTTCAGCAAG AAAAAAGGCGAACAGCCGACAGGACAGCAGAGGCGGAAGCATCAGATCACCTACCTGATCCACCAG GCAAAGGAGAGGGAGCTGGAACTGAAGAACGCCTGGTCTGAAAACAAGATGAGCCGGCGGCAGACGCAGGCCAAGTATGGGTTTTGA
- the PRCC gene encoding proline-rich protein PRCC isoform X1: MSLVAYASSEESDSESEMAPESSGGLLSSLPSARKDGPPAQAEASGYPAAYARQSPGEQEQHSPGFYGPPGVYGLGYPPGYGPPPPNYGYPSSPGYAGYSQGPTGFYSPQGHNHTSFPPPGMNLPPPQGGHGMALPPPHGGPGLSLPPPHGGPGMNLPPPQGGPNMNLPPPPGGPNMNVPPPHSGPAMNLPPPQGGPNMNLPPPQGGPNMNLPPPQGGPNMNLPPPSHSSPGLNLPLPQGASGLRLPPPQNAHGMSLPPPQNNSGLSLPPPQGGLGMTLPPPPSGNGLSLPPPMGGRAMNLQVSGGLALPPPVSSPGLNIPPPQQSSPSSMTLPPPKASGQGMNLPPPENDNSKPKKRSEPVKISVPELSAGDSDSDEDKPSKKRAVIQSSKEGFGLSSLLPQPKNAPGGEAKRQLLPYSFTKKASEAASEAKLPKKPLVSKPKLTPSPEVSHTPSPSAIKAAAKNAALQVTKQITQEEEEDDGDEEFQQGNFFSLSESSEVPPSPSETFSYPLPAAVDDGPPGVDPAELQNDTANAPLEFKTAAAQASNQWSATPGEDYTAQQYEQYPEDAYFPQEYYGSGYYQEQEPPSTQRDSAASNSFMDDEAFKRLQGKRNRGREEINFVEIKGDDQLSGNQQWLTKALTEEKNMKSFSKKKGEQPTGQQRRKHQITYLIHQAKERELELKNAWSENKMSRRQTQAKYGF, from the exons AGATGGCGCCGGAGTCTTCCGGGGGACTCCTCTCCAGCCTTCCCTCAGCACGGAAGGACGGGCCTCCCGCACAGGCCGAAGCCTCGGGCTATCCTGCGGCGTATGCCCGGCAGTCCCCGGGAGAGCAGGAGCAGCACAGCCCGGGGTTCTACGGCCCCCCGGGGGTGTACGGCCTCGGTTACCCGCCCGGATATGGACCCCCGCCCCCCAACTACGGCTATCCCTCCAGCCCGGGGTATGCAGGCTACAGCCAGGGGCCCACAGGCTTCTACAGCCCCCAGGGGCACAACCACACCAGCTTTCCTCCACCTGGTATGAACCTGCCTCCCCCGCAGGGTGGGCATGGTATGGCCTTGCCCCCACCCCATGGAGGACCAGGCCTGAGCCTTCCACCTCCCCATGGTGGGCCTGGTATGAACCTACCTCCACCTCAAGGTGGTCCCAACATGAACCTTCCACCTCCTCCAGGTGGTCCCAACATGAACGTCCCCCCTCCTCATAGTGGGCCTGCTATGAACCTCCCGCCACCTCAAGGTGGTCCCAACATGAACCTCCCGCCACCTCAAGGTGGTCCCAACATGAACCTCCCACCACCTCAAGGTGGCCCCAACATGAACCTTCCACCCCCCTCTCACAGTAGCCCTGGTTTGAATTTGCCCCTGCCTCAAGGAGCTTCTGGACTACGTTTGCCCCCACCCCAGAACGCGCATGGTATGAGCCTACCTCCCCCGCAGAACAATTCTGGCTTAAGCTTGCCTCCCCCTCAAGGTGGTCTTGGTATGACCCTCCCTCCTCCACCATCCGGTAACGGACTTTCCTTGCCTCCCCCTATGGGCGGCCGTGCCATGAACCTTCAGGTTAGTGGAGGGCTCGCCCTGCCGCCGCCAGTCAGTAGTCCAGGGCTGAACAttcctcctcctcagcagagCTCGCCGTCCTCCATGACGTTACCTCCTCCAAAAGCTTCTGGCCAAGGGATGAACCTTCCACCTCCAGAAAATGACAACTCAAAGCCGAAGAAGAGATCGGAGCCGGTGAAGATCAGCGTTCCGGAGCTGAGCGCAGGAGAC TCCGATTCTGACGAAGATAAACCAAGCAAGAAGAGAGCGGTCATCCAG AGCTCTAAGGAAGGATTCGGTTTGTCGTCTTTACTCCCCCAACCAAAAAACGCCCCCGGCGGAGAGGCCAAGCGTCAGCTCCTCCCCTACAGCTTCACCAAAAAGGCGTCCGAGGCTGCCAGCGAGGCAAAGCTTCCCAAAAAGCCTCTGGTTTCTAAACCCAAGCTCACCCCCAGTCCCGAGGTCTCCCACACGCCCTCCCCGTCCGCCATCAAGGCAGCAGCCAAGAACGCCGCCCTGCAGGTCACCAAGCAGATcacgcaggaggaggaggaggacgacggCGACGAGGAGTTCCAGCAGGGCAATTTCTTCTCCTTGTCAGAAAGCAGCGAGGTTCCCCCCTCTCCATCCGAAACCTTCAGCTACCCCCTGCCAGCCGCCGTCGACGATGGGCCGCCCGGCGTAGATCCCGCCGAGCTGCAGAACGACACCGCTAACGCACCTTTAGAGTTCAAGACGGCAGCCGCTCAAGCGTCCAACCAGTGGTCAGCCACGCCTGGGGAGGACTACACTGCCCAGCAGTACGAGCAGTATCCTGAAGACGCGTACTTTCCG CAGGAGTATTACGGCAGCGGGTATTACCAGGAGCAGGAGCCGCCCTCCACACAGCGAGACAGCGCCGCCAGCAACTCCTTCATGGATGACGAAGCC TTCAAACGGCTACAGGGTAAGAGGAACCGGGGACGGGAAGAAATAAATTTTGTCGAAATCAAAGGCGACGACCAGCTTAGCGGTAACCAGCAATGGCTTACTAAGGCCCTGACAGAAGAGAAGAACATGAAGTCCTTCAGCAAG AAAAAAGGCGAACAGCCGACAGGACAGCAGAGGCGGAAGCATCAGATCACCTACCTGATCCACCAG GCAAAGGAGAGGGAGCTGGAACTGAAGAACGCCTGGTCTGAAAACAAGATGAGCCGGCGGCAGACGCAGGCCAAGTATGGGTTTTGA